One Leucobacter muris DNA segment encodes these proteins:
- a CDS encoding carbon-nitrogen hydrolase family protein: MRVAVAQTSPGIDADVNFATIRRYTAEAASRGARLVVFPEEAALLADDEIKPRFPEILRDVWPRFEKLLAELAREHGVTIIAAGYEPNDAALPYNTILAFDPEGREIARYHKMHTYDAFAYRESAYVTRGSELPPIIEVEGLRVGIANCYDVRFPELFRSMADRGVDVISLSAAWVSGKGKEEHWEVLTKARAIENVSWFLASGTVGPDSVGLSRVIDPLGVVVATADAHDEGLVIADIDDGRTRGAREMLPALENRRIELDYSVQ; this comes from the coding sequence ATGAGAGTCGCCGTCGCCCAGACGTCGCCCGGCATCGATGCCGACGTCAACTTCGCCACCATCCGCCGCTACACCGCAGAGGCGGCGTCCCGCGGCGCCCGCCTCGTCGTCTTCCCGGAGGAGGCGGCCCTGCTCGCCGACGACGAGATCAAGCCCCGCTTCCCCGAGATCCTGCGCGACGTGTGGCCGCGCTTCGAGAAGCTGCTGGCCGAGCTCGCCCGCGAGCACGGTGTGACGATCATCGCCGCCGGCTACGAGCCGAACGACGCCGCGCTGCCGTACAACACGATCCTCGCCTTCGACCCCGAGGGCCGCGAGATCGCCCGCTACCACAAGATGCACACCTACGACGCCTTCGCCTACCGGGAGTCGGCGTACGTCACGCGCGGATCCGAGCTGCCCCCGATCATCGAGGTCGAGGGGCTCCGCGTCGGCATCGCGAACTGCTACGACGTGCGCTTCCCCGAGCTGTTTCGCAGCATGGCCGACCGTGGCGTCGACGTCATCTCGCTGTCGGCCGCCTGGGTGTCCGGCAAGGGCAAGGAGGAGCACTGGGAGGTGCTCACCAAGGCCCGCGCCATCGAGAACGTCAGCTGGTTCCTCGCCTCCGGCACGGTCGGCCCCGACTCCGTCGGGCTCAGCCGCGTGATCGACCCCCTCGGCGTGGTCGTCGCGACGGCCGACGCGCACGACGAGGGACTCGTCATCGCCGACATCGACGACGGGCGCACCCGCGGCGCCCGCGAGATGCTGCCCGCCCTCGAGAACCGCCGCATCGAACTCGACTACAGCGTCCAGTAG
- a CDS encoding ABC transporter ATP-binding protein, with product MNTQTTTTTAPAVEIEGLSKSFGEHLAMHPLDLEIRENEFFSILGPSGCGKTTLMRMITGFETPSGGRVRLGGADVTDVPTRNHDLNMLFQSYALFPHLTVFDNVVFELRVRRVPKAEADRRAREALELVKLAHLGDRKPDQLSGGQRQRVALARAVVSGPKVVLLDEPLGALDQQLRKEMQYELKRMQREVGITFIYVTHDQEEALTMSDRIAVMSEGVVQQVAGPEDIYNRPETRFVAGFIGSCNLLDVTVPAGAAGQEVGAVLEGVGVLPGVLAEDVHREQAATLLLLRPERIDVRRGGDGVPGTVETLTFLGEEWHVHLAVSGRTIKVSLPSLVKERDLPGLAVGEELRIGWRPEDARIVIR from the coding sequence ATGAATACGCAGACCACGACCACCACTGCACCGGCCGTCGAGATCGAGGGCCTCTCGAAGAGCTTCGGGGAGCACCTCGCCATGCACCCGCTCGACCTCGAGATCCGCGAGAACGAGTTCTTCTCGATCCTCGGCCCCTCCGGGTGCGGCAAGACCACGCTCATGCGCATGATCACCGGATTCGAGACGCCGAGCGGCGGCCGGGTGCGGCTGGGCGGGGCCGACGTGACGGACGTGCCGACGCGCAACCACGATCTCAACATGCTGTTCCAGAGCTACGCGCTCTTCCCGCACCTCACCGTGTTCGACAACGTGGTCTTCGAGCTCAGGGTGCGCCGCGTGCCCAAGGCCGAGGCCGACCGCCGGGCACGGGAGGCGCTGGAGCTCGTGAAGCTCGCCCACCTCGGGGACCGGAAGCCGGACCAGCTCTCGGGCGGTCAGCGGCAGCGCGTGGCCCTCGCGCGCGCCGTGGTCTCCGGCCCCAAGGTGGTGCTGCTCGACGAGCCGCTCGGCGCGCTCGACCAGCAGCTCCGCAAGGAGATGCAGTACGAGCTGAAGCGCATGCAGCGCGAGGTCGGCATCACGTTCATCTACGTGACGCACGACCAGGAGGAGGCGCTCACGATGTCGGATCGGATCGCCGTGATGTCCGAGGGCGTCGTGCAGCAGGTCGCGGGGCCGGAAGACATCTACAACCGGCCCGAGACCCGCTTCGTGGCGGGCTTCATCGGCAGCTGCAACCTGCTCGACGTGACCGTGCCGGCCGGCGCGGCCGGCCAGGAGGTGGGGGCGGTGCTCGAGGGCGTCGGCGTGCTGCCCGGTGTGCTCGCCGAGGACGTGCACCGCGAACAGGCGGCGACGCTGCTGCTGCTGCGGCCCGAGCGCATCGACGTGCGCCGCGGCGGCGACGGCGTGCCCGGCACCGTCGAGACGCTCACCTTCCTGGGCGAGGAGTGGCACGTGCATCTCGCGGTCAGCGGCCGCACCATCAAGGTGTCGCTGCCGAGCCTCGTGAAGGAGCGCGACCTGCCCGGGCTCGCGGTCGGCGAGGAGCTGCGCATCGGGTGGCGGCCCGAGGACGCCCGGATCGTGATCCGCTGA
- a CDS encoding ABC transporter substrate-binding protein yields the protein MKKKKTLAAAGIVAALALTGCSGGGSEGGSQQLNVYAWADEIPQSVFDAFTEETGIAVNVDSFDSNETMISKLAAGNSGYDIVEPSQYAVQQLVGQELIEPLDKSKLEGIDNIASTFADPSYDPGLEYSVPWVWGTTGLMYNDECTGGEEITSWKSLFDPKWDGKLNMLDNMLAAYIAGLQVNGYGADSTDEQEIAEATESLIEQKKLLAGYNSTNYGELVANGDVCISEAWGGTSTAKIVEENEHVHYVIPEEGGSLWVDGLAIAKGAPNQDAAYEFINFLLRPEIAAMATNDGGLASANQAAQEHVTDQGLLSNAAVYASEEQVAEADFIVDPGSAMKFYQDGWTRVKAS from the coding sequence ATGAAGAAGAAGAAGACTCTCGCAGCCGCCGGCATCGTCGCCGCGCTGGCGCTGACCGGATGCAGCGGCGGCGGCTCCGAAGGCGGCTCCCAGCAGCTCAACGTCTACGCCTGGGCCGACGAGATCCCGCAGAGCGTGTTCGACGCCTTCACCGAGGAGACCGGCATCGCGGTCAACGTCGACAGCTTCGACAGCAACGAGACCATGATCTCGAAGCTCGCCGCCGGCAACTCGGGCTACGACATCGTCGAGCCCAGCCAGTACGCCGTGCAGCAGCTCGTGGGCCAGGAACTGATCGAGCCGCTCGACAAGTCGAAGCTCGAGGGCATCGACAACATCGCATCGACCTTCGCCGACCCGAGCTACGACCCCGGCCTCGAGTACTCGGTGCCGTGGGTGTGGGGCACGACCGGACTCATGTACAACGACGAGTGCACGGGCGGCGAGGAGATCACCAGCTGGAAGTCGCTCTTCGACCCCAAGTGGGACGGCAAGCTGAACATGCTCGACAACATGCTCGCCGCCTACATCGCCGGCCTGCAGGTCAACGGATACGGCGCCGACAGCACCGATGAGCAGGAGATCGCCGAGGCGACCGAGTCGCTCATCGAGCAGAAGAAGCTGCTCGCGGGCTACAACTCGACCAACTACGGCGAGCTCGTCGCGAACGGCGACGTCTGCATCTCCGAGGCGTGGGGCGGCACCAGCACCGCGAAGATCGTCGAGGAGAACGAGCACGTGCACTACGTGATCCCCGAGGAGGGCGGCAGCCTCTGGGTCGACGGCCTCGCGATCGCGAAGGGCGCGCCCAACCAGGACGCGGCCTACGAGTTCATCAACTTCCTGCTGCGCCCCGAGATCGCGGCGATGGCCACGAACGACGGCGGCCTCGCGAGCGCCAACCAGGCCGCGCAGGAGCACGTCACCGACCAGGGCCTGCTGTCGAACGCGGCCGTCTACGCCTCCGAGGAGCAGGTGGCCGAGGCCGACTTCATCGTCGACCCCGGCTCGGCCATGAAGTTCTACCAGGACGGCTGGACCCGCGTGAAGGCCTCCTGA
- a CDS encoding ABC transporter permease codes for MDRIVNGIARGVFVFLYVPIAAVIVYSFNAAGTSTRFEGFTLQWYADLFQDGALMQTLRTSAIVAVLAATVATIVGIMFALGMARYRGRGKGGLLALIALPLIVPEIVLGVALLSVFSATKVPLGIATLVLGHLIVSLPLATLVLMSSAAMLDPSLPEAATDLGCTPWQTFTRVYFPLLRPAVIAAWLLSFTTSFSNIVMSTFLSGVGSTTLPLRIYSSLKTGLTPSINALGALLILLTLAIVLAVGVTQMRRILVDSRS; via the coding sequence GTGGATCGCATCGTGAACGGCATCGCCCGTGGAGTCTTCGTCTTCCTCTACGTGCCCATCGCCGCGGTGATCGTCTACTCGTTCAACGCCGCGGGCACGAGCACCCGCTTCGAGGGCTTCACCCTGCAGTGGTACGCCGACCTGTTCCAGGACGGCGCCCTCATGCAGACCCTGCGCACGAGCGCCATCGTGGCCGTGCTCGCCGCCACCGTCGCGACGATCGTCGGCATCATGTTCGCCCTCGGCATGGCCCGCTACCGCGGTCGAGGCAAGGGCGGGCTGCTGGCCCTCATCGCCCTGCCGCTCATCGTGCCCGAGATCGTGCTCGGCGTCGCGCTGCTGAGCGTCTTCAGCGCGACCAAGGTGCCCCTCGGCATCGCCACCCTCGTGCTCGGCCACCTCATCGTGTCGCTCCCGCTCGCCACGCTGGTGCTCATGAGCTCGGCCGCCATGCTCGACCCCAGCCTGCCGGAGGCCGCGACCGACCTCGGCTGCACCCCCTGGCAGACCTTCACCCGCGTCTACTTCCCGCTGCTCCGGCCCGCCGTGATCGCGGCGTGGCTGCTGAGCTTCACCACCTCGTTCAGCAACATCGTCATGTCGACCTTCCTGAGCGGCGTCGGCTCGACCACCCTCCCGCTGCGGATCTACTCGAGCCTCAAGACCGGTCTCACCCCCAGCATCAACGCACTCGGCGCGCTGCTGATCCTGCTCACGCTCGCGATCGTGCTCGCGGTCGGCGTCACCCAGATGCGGCGCATCCTCGTCGACTCCCGCTCGTAG
- a CDS encoding ABC transporter permease has translation MIHLGRKERPKRGSLLLLIPGIASVVLLGILPLFIVARNSFAVADDYGGITGGFTLEHYAKLLDPVYSKTLLFSLGLGLLNTVVCIVVGYLTSYYIVSRPEGRQGMLLLLIIIPFWTDFLVRTFAWITILGSGGPIAGLLGIFGITGFSMIPSNVAVVLGLLYAFLPTAIFPIYASMRSIDPSLKEAATDLGCSWWGVHRRVILPLSRPGILGAALLTFIPTMGVFVIPVLLGGGKDPLVGNLIVTLYTEFRNQPMGAAVSMVLLVLMVLSMGLIGLLMKRTSNKKGA, from the coding sequence ATGATTCACCTTGGTCGGAAGGAACGGCCGAAGCGCGGATCGCTGCTGCTGCTCATCCCCGGAATCGCATCGGTGGTGCTGCTCGGGATCCTTCCGCTCTTCATCGTCGCGCGCAACAGCTTCGCCGTCGCCGATGACTACGGCGGGATCACGGGCGGATTCACGCTCGAGCACTACGCGAAGCTGCTCGACCCCGTCTACTCGAAGACGCTGCTGTTCTCGCTCGGCCTCGGCCTGCTGAACACCGTCGTCTGCATCGTGGTCGGCTACCTCACCTCGTACTACATCGTCTCCCGGCCCGAGGGGCGGCAGGGCATGCTCCTGCTGCTCATCATCATCCCCTTCTGGACCGACTTCCTCGTGCGCACCTTCGCGTGGATCACGATCCTCGGATCAGGAGGCCCCATCGCAGGCCTGCTCGGCATCTTCGGCATCACGGGGTTCTCGATGATCCCGAGCAACGTCGCCGTCGTGCTCGGCCTGCTGTACGCGTTCCTGCCCACCGCGATCTTCCCCATCTACGCGTCCATGCGCTCGATCGACCCCTCCCTCAAAGAGGCCGCGACCGACCTCGGCTGCAGCTGGTGGGGCGTGCACCGACGGGTGATCCTGCCCCTCAGCCGCCCCGGCATCCTCGGCGCCGCGCTGCTCACCTTCATCCCCACCATGGGCGTGTTCGTGATCCCCGTGCTGCTCGGCGGCGGCAAGGACCCGCTCGTCGGCAACCTGATCGTCACGCTCTACACCGAGTTCCGCAACCAGCCGATGGGCGCCGCCGTCTCGATGGTGCTGCTCGTGCTCATGGTGCTCTCGATGGGTCTGATCGGACTCCTCATGAAGCGCACCTCGAACAAGAAGGGGGCGTAG
- a CDS encoding ATP-binding protein gives MGRITIRDFHDDDLDAVVQLWWEARSSAEQPVYSLAEVTASCREDHAVVAVRDEKVVAAAVGRAAHAQGWIVFFGVAEASRSGNVSGALLDALERKMAPIGLSTLSVLMPEGSRLDLLTSNGFQVRHSLRYLERQMPVQRRELDLLKDVGGRVLPRHLWENVAGMRREKQLLEERLVAPLAQPDLADRYGVVPPHAVMLFGPPGTGKTTFAKAVASRLDWPFVEVFPSRLGDGKTSVAASLRGVFEQIGELEHGVVFIDEVEEIASQRSDPPTPTQGVTNELLKIVADFRAREGLLLVCATNFVRGLDAAFLRHGRFDYVLPIGLPDDEAREAIWRRYVPAHLAGAIDFGSLVSESAGLTPADIEYAARRASQEALARALRAGDTGSGSRTDLATDDYLAALAVTRATVSEAQLTTFLEDIETLARL, from the coding sequence ATGGGACGCATCACGATCCGGGATTTCCACGACGACGACCTCGACGCGGTCGTGCAGCTCTGGTGGGAGGCGCGCTCCTCGGCCGAGCAGCCCGTCTACTCGCTCGCCGAGGTGACCGCCTCGTGCCGGGAGGACCACGCCGTGGTCGCGGTGCGCGACGAGAAGGTGGTCGCCGCCGCGGTCGGCCGGGCGGCGCACGCGCAGGGGTGGATCGTGTTCTTCGGGGTCGCCGAGGCATCGCGCTCGGGCAACGTCTCGGGCGCGCTGCTCGACGCTCTCGAACGCAAGATGGCCCCGATCGGCCTCTCGACGCTGTCGGTGCTCATGCCCGAGGGCAGCCGCCTCGACCTGCTCACCTCCAACGGCTTCCAGGTGCGGCACAGCCTGCGCTACCTCGAGCGGCAGATGCCCGTGCAGCGGCGCGAGCTCGACCTGCTGAAAGACGTGGGCGGCCGCGTGCTGCCACGCCACCTCTGGGAGAACGTGGCGGGCATGCGCCGCGAGAAGCAGCTGCTCGAGGAGCGCCTCGTGGCGCCGCTCGCGCAACCCGACCTCGCCGACCGCTACGGGGTCGTACCACCCCACGCCGTCATGCTGTTCGGCCCGCCCGGCACCGGGAAGACGACGTTCGCGAAGGCGGTCGCGTCGCGGCTCGACTGGCCGTTCGTCGAGGTGTTCCCGTCGCGGCTCGGCGACGGCAAGACGAGCGTGGCCGCATCGCTGCGGGGCGTCTTCGAGCAGATCGGCGAGCTCGAGCACGGCGTCGTGTTCATCGACGAGGTCGAGGAGATCGCCTCCCAGCGCAGCGACCCGCCCACGCCCACGCAGGGTGTGACCAACGAGCTGCTGAAGATCGTGGCCGACTTCAGGGCGCGCGAGGGGCTGCTGCTCGTGTGCGCCACGAACTTCGTGCGGGGGCTCGACGCCGCCTTCCTGCGCCACGGGCGCTTCGACTACGTGCTGCCGATCGGCCTGCCGGACGACGAGGCGCGCGAGGCGATCTGGCGGCGGTACGTGCCCGCCCACCTCGCCGGCGCCATCGACTTCGGCAGCCTCGTCTCCGAGAGCGCCGGCCTCACCCCCGCCGACATCGAGTACGCGGCCAGGCGGGCCTCCCAGGAGGCCCTCGCCCGGGCGCTGCGGGCGGGCGACACGGGATCCGGATCCCGCACCGACCTCGCGACCGACGACTACCTGGCGGCGCTCGCCGTCACGCGCGCGACGGTCTCCGAGGCGCAGCTGACGACCTTCCTTGAAGACATCGAGACGCTCGCGCGGCTCTAG
- a CDS encoding DEAD/DEAH box helicase — protein sequence MTDTNSPTFESLGVPAPIAHALDKNGKTSPFPIQRDTLPDTLAGRDVLGRGRTGSGKTIAFGIPLVANLMEDVQQKRRPSRPRAVVLAPTRELVTQIAETVKMLADPVGVKVTTIFGGIPQRRQEAALEAGVDIVVAAPGRLDDLMKQGLVSLDGVEITVLDEADHMADMGFLPVVSRILNKTPKVGQRLLFSATLDNGVDNVVKKYLHDPILHSVDSAESPVPQLTHHVFEVAGKAQKDALIEALASGTARRIFFTRMKHQAKKLAKQLTAAGIPAVELQGNLSQNARDRNLAEFVSGEARVLVATDVAARGVHVDGVDLVVHIDPPVEHKAYLHRSGRTARAGNEGDVVTLVLPEQRGEMKQIMRAAKIRVSPKQVNPMAQSIDPEVLSLIGEVAPRVDPRVTEQKRAAAQTAQQRAAGHAPAGEGRSTGANAKRKRSRGGRGRGPAQGAGSGQQGSQQSAGGRQGGQDRAAQSQGQRRGGSQQRAQQPQSQQRSQGGSEAPRGRRRGGRRAQSSGGTVYSTSSPGA from the coding sequence GTGACCGACACCAACTCCCCCACGTTCGAATCGCTCGGCGTTCCCGCGCCCATCGCGCACGCGCTCGACAAGAACGGCAAGACCTCTCCCTTCCCGATCCAGCGCGACACCCTGCCCGACACGCTCGCCGGCCGCGACGTGCTCGGCCGCGGCCGCACCGGCTCAGGCAAGACCATCGCCTTCGGCATCCCGCTCGTCGCGAACCTCATGGAGGACGTGCAGCAGAAGCGCCGCCCCAGCCGGCCCCGCGCCGTCGTGCTCGCACCGACCCGCGAGCTCGTCACCCAGATCGCCGAGACCGTGAAGATGCTCGCCGACCCGGTGGGCGTCAAGGTGACCACCATCTTCGGAGGCATCCCGCAGCGCCGCCAGGAGGCCGCGCTCGAGGCCGGCGTCGACATCGTCGTGGCCGCCCCCGGCCGCCTCGACGACCTCATGAAGCAGGGCCTCGTGAGCCTCGACGGCGTCGAGATCACGGTGCTCGACGAGGCCGACCACATGGCCGACATGGGCTTCCTGCCCGTCGTCTCGCGCATCCTCAACAAGACGCCGAAGGTCGGCCAGCGACTGCTCTTCAGCGCGACCCTCGACAACGGGGTCGACAACGTCGTGAAGAAGTACCTGCACGACCCGATCCTGCACTCCGTCGACAGCGCCGAGAGCCCCGTGCCGCAGCTCACCCACCACGTCTTCGAGGTGGCGGGCAAGGCGCAGAAGGACGCCCTCATCGAGGCGCTCGCCTCGGGCACCGCGCGCCGCATCTTCTTCACCCGCATGAAGCACCAGGCGAAGAAGCTCGCGAAGCAGCTCACCGCGGCGGGCATCCCCGCCGTCGAGCTGCAGGGCAACCTGTCGCAGAACGCGCGCGACCGAAACCTCGCCGAGTTCGTGAGCGGCGAGGCGAGGGTGCTGGTCGCGACCGACGTCGCCGCCCGCGGCGTGCACGTCGACGGCGTCGACCTGGTCGTGCACATCGATCCGCCCGTCGAGCACAAGGCGTACCTGCACCGCTCCGGCCGCACCGCCCGCGCCGGCAACGAGGGCGACGTCGTCACCCTCGTGCTGCCCGAGCAGCGGGGCGAGATGAAGCAGATCATGCGCGCCGCGAAGATCCGCGTCTCGCCGAAGCAGGTGAACCCGATGGCGCAGAGCATCGACCCCGAGGTGCTCTCGCTCATCGGCGAGGTGGCACCGCGGGTGGATCCGCGCGTCACCGAGCAGAAGCGCGCCGCCGCGCAGACGGCGCAGCAGCGCGCCGCCGGTCACGCCCCGGCGGGAGAGGGCCGCAGCACCGGCGCCAACGCGAAGCGCAAGCGCTCGCGCGGCGGCCGCGGTCGCGGCCCCGCCCAGGGCGCCGGATCGGGCCAGCAGGGATCGCAGCAGTCGGCCGGCGGCCGCCAGGGCGGCCAGGATCGCGCGGCGCAGTCGCAGGGCCAGCGCCGCGGCGGTTCGCAGCAGCGCGCCCAGCAGCCCCAGTCGCAGCAGCGCTCGCAGGGCGGGTCGGAGGCGCCGCGCGGGCGCCGTCGCGGCGGCCGCCGGGCTCAGAGCTCGGGCGGCACGGTCTACTCGACGAGCAGCCCGGGAGCCTGA
- a CDS encoding MFS transporter: MGIYGSLAQQPGVVRVLVSQLLARFPFGMLSIILLLHIQLAYGDFTSAGIVLAAQSVGQAVSGPLSSRFMGRFGMRRVLTLTSIVCAALLVTIALVHLPLPIVAGIAVLIGLTTPPVTPAVRTLYPKLVPNTQLSALFSLDAAAQELIWVFGPVVAVFVSSQFGTTAGLCVAAGFMLVGGAWFILSPAVGAVKLPPSRRGFGAVLRYPTVVIATVVGFFFVASMAAVEAGVVAAFAGDGHGGSGGHGSMESGIVLALFAGGSLVGGLLIGHREMRPWSLLLRITLVLAGMLACVVSLNIWWLSIVLFIGGLGTAPAFAALSNIVASTVKFSETAEAYGWVGMGQLMGVAAGSAFAGVAIDAFGARGAILVAAAMLAAAALCAASTMRWIPDLKGRTIEVPPETGTVTIPLA; the protein is encoded by the coding sequence ATGGGCATTTATGGGTCACTGGCGCAGCAACCGGGGGTCGTCCGCGTACTCGTCTCGCAGCTGCTCGCCCGATTCCCCTTCGGGATGCTCTCGATCATCCTGCTGCTGCACATCCAGCTGGCCTACGGCGATTTCACCTCGGCCGGCATCGTGCTGGCCGCGCAGAGCGTCGGGCAGGCGGTCTCGGGCCCGCTGAGCAGCCGCTTCATGGGCCGCTTCGGCATGCGCCGGGTGCTCACCCTCACCTCGATCGTGTGCGCCGCACTGCTCGTGACCATCGCGCTCGTGCATCTGCCGCTCCCGATCGTCGCCGGGATCGCCGTCCTCATCGGCCTCACCACCCCGCCCGTCACACCGGCGGTGCGCACCCTGTACCCGAAGCTCGTGCCGAACACGCAGCTGTCGGCCCTCTTCTCGCTCGACGCCGCCGCCCAGGAGCTGATCTGGGTGTTCGGCCCGGTGGTCGCCGTCTTCGTGTCGTCGCAGTTCGGCACCACGGCGGGGCTCTGCGTGGCGGCCGGTTTCATGCTGGTCGGGGGTGCCTGGTTCATCCTGAGCCCGGCCGTGGGCGCGGTCAAGCTGCCGCCGTCGAGGCGCGGTTTCGGCGCCGTGCTGCGCTACCCGACGGTGGTCATCGCCACCGTGGTCGGCTTCTTCTTCGTCGCTTCGATGGCGGCGGTCGAGGCCGGGGTGGTCGCCGCCTTCGCGGGTGACGGGCACGGCGGATCCGGCGGGCACGGCAGCATGGAATCGGGCATCGTGCTCGCCCTGTTCGCGGGCGGATCCCTCGTGGGCGGCCTGCTCATCGGCCACCGCGAGATGCGCCCCTGGTCGCTGCTGCTGCGCATCACGCTCGTGCTCGCCGGCATGCTCGCCTGCGTGGTGAGCCTCAACATCTGGTGGCTCAGCATCGTGCTGTTCATCGGCGGCCTCGGCACCGCCCCCGCGTTCGCGGCGCTCTCGAACATCGTCGCCTCGACCGTGAAGTTCTCCGAGACGGCAGAGGCCTACGGCTGGGTGGGCATGGGGCAGCTCATGGGTGTGGCCGCCGGATCGGCGTTCGCGGGCGTCGCGATCGACGCGTTCGGCGCGCGCGGCGCCATCCTCGTCGCCGCCGCGATGCTCGCGGCCGCGGCGCTGTGCGCCGCCTCGACGATGCGCTGGATCCCGGATCTCAAGGGCCGCACGATCGAGGTGCCGCCCGAGACCGGCACGGTCACGATCCCGCTCGCCTAG